A region from the Nocardioides exalbidus genome encodes:
- a CDS encoding ABC transporter ATP-binding protein, translated as MASHTGELTTQPDPAVRVEALHRSFNEAGGVLNGLDLEIAPGEFVALLGRSGSGKSTLLRALAGLDRGVAGHGRIEVPDKVSVVFQDSRLLPWKRLLDNVTLGLRAGDAAERGSQALEEVGLAGRERAWPHELSGGEQQRASLARSLVRDPELLLADEPFGALDALTRIRMHTLLRKLCEVHQPAVLLVTHDVDEAIVLADRVIVLDGGVVRHDARIDLGTRRSQADPAFARLRAELLHELGVEDDHDAAPRRVARAAS; from the coding sequence ATGGCGTCGCACACTGGCGAGCTGACCACCCAGCCCGACCCGGCGGTCCGGGTCGAGGCCCTGCACCGCAGCTTCAACGAGGCGGGCGGCGTGCTCAACGGCCTCGACCTCGAGATCGCGCCCGGCGAGTTCGTCGCGCTGCTCGGCCGCAGCGGCTCGGGCAAGAGCACCCTCCTCCGCGCGCTGGCCGGCCTCGACAGGGGGGTGGCCGGCCACGGGCGGATCGAGGTGCCCGACAAGGTCTCGGTCGTCTTCCAGGACTCGCGCCTGCTGCCGTGGAAGCGGCTGCTCGACAACGTGACCCTCGGGCTGCGGGCGGGCGACGCGGCCGAGCGCGGGTCGCAGGCGCTCGAGGAGGTGGGCCTCGCCGGTCGGGAGAGGGCGTGGCCGCACGAGCTCTCCGGCGGTGAGCAGCAGCGCGCGTCGCTGGCCCGCTCGCTGGTCCGCGACCCCGAGCTCCTGCTCGCCGACGAGCCCTTCGGCGCCCTCGACGCGCTCACGCGGATCCGCATGCACACGCTGCTGCGCAAGCTCTGCGAGGTGCACCAGCCCGCAGTGCTGCTCGTGACCCACGACGTCGACGAGGCGATCGTGCTGGCCGACCGCGTCATCGTCCTGGACGGCGGCGTCGTACGCCACGACGCGCGGATCGACCTCGGCACCCGGCGCTCGCAGGCCGACCCGGCCTTCGCCCGCCTGCGCGCCGAGCTGCTCCACGAGCTCGGCGTCGAGGACGACCACGACGCCGCGCCGCGCCGGGTCGCGAGGGCGGCCTCGTGA
- the hrpB gene encoding ATP-dependent helicase HrpB yields MSDPLRLLLAAPPDLPVTAGLAPLVEALRTRGAAVVHAPPGTGKTTLVPPAVAGVVDGRVVVTQPSRIAARAAARRLAHLLGEPVGETVGYSVRGDRRAGRRTRVDVVTTGLLLRRIQQDPELAGVGAVVLDEVHERHLDADLTLALLVDLRTHLREDLSLVAMSATIEADRTAALLGGDVPVISVPGALHPVEVVWCPPPAGVRRTDDRGITPAFHDHVAATVRRALAGHGGDVLVFVPGVAEVDATLRRLAGVDADVHALHGRLRGAEQDRALGEGPRRRVIVSTAVAESSLTVPGVRVVVDAGFSREPRTDHRRGLASLVTVAVSRAAAEQRAGRAGRLGPGTVLRCWSEADHAHLAAHPTPEIATADLTAFALEVACWGSADVESMALLDQPPAHALAAAREVLVGLGAMTEDGRATPRGRLIAGVPADPRLARALIDGAGLVGAGRAAEVVAMLSEGVRAPGGDLVAALRALRADRTSGSWRHQVTRLEEVVATQGTTGDPPALTDDVAVGLVVALAHPDRIARKRSGTSSYLMTSGTGAALDPRDPGPLAGLEWLAVADAERRPGQREARIRAAAPLTEDLALEAAAPSWTEVDEVTWTGGRVLARRRTLLGAIELGSVPLGDPPAQAVSDAIGEAVAREGIALLTWTDAATALRARLDFLHRALGDPWPDVSDAALTEDLDPWLGQQLARVRSAQDLRRIDVAAALRGMLPWPAAGRLDELAPERVEVPSGSSVRIDYSQDQPVLAVRLQEVFGWTAVPVLADGRVPLLLHLLSPARRPAAVTADLESFWDNGYPGVRADLRGRYPRHSWPEDPRTAPATARTNNPRRR; encoded by the coding sequence GTGTCCGACCCGCTGCGCCTCCTGCTCGCCGCGCCGCCCGACCTCCCGGTCACTGCAGGCCTCGCGCCTCTCGTCGAGGCGCTCCGCACCCGCGGGGCCGCGGTGGTCCACGCGCCGCCCGGCACCGGCAAGACGACCCTGGTCCCGCCCGCGGTCGCCGGGGTCGTGGACGGGCGGGTCGTCGTCACGCAGCCCAGCCGCATCGCGGCCCGGGCGGCCGCCCGCCGGCTGGCGCACCTGCTCGGTGAACCCGTCGGCGAGACGGTCGGGTACTCCGTGCGCGGGGACCGGCGCGCCGGTCGGCGCACGCGCGTCGACGTCGTCACGACCGGTCTGCTGCTCCGGCGGATCCAGCAGGACCCCGAGCTCGCCGGCGTCGGCGCCGTGGTGCTCGACGAGGTGCACGAGCGGCACCTCGACGCGGACCTGACCCTGGCGCTGCTCGTCGACCTCCGGACCCACCTGCGTGAGGACCTGTCGCTGGTGGCGATGTCGGCCACCATCGAGGCCGACCGCACGGCGGCCCTGCTCGGCGGGGACGTCCCGGTGATCAGCGTCCCGGGCGCGCTGCACCCGGTCGAGGTGGTCTGGTGCCCGCCTCCTGCGGGAGTGCGTCGTACGGACGACCGGGGCATCACGCCCGCGTTCCACGACCACGTCGCAGCGACCGTGCGCCGCGCGCTGGCGGGCCACGGGGGCGACGTCCTGGTCTTCGTGCCCGGTGTCGCCGAGGTCGACGCGACCCTACGACGCCTGGCCGGCGTGGACGCCGACGTGCACGCCCTGCACGGACGCCTGCGCGGAGCCGAGCAGGACCGGGCGCTGGGCGAGGGCCCGCGCCGGCGGGTGATCGTCTCGACCGCGGTCGCCGAGTCGTCGCTGACGGTGCCCGGCGTGCGCGTCGTGGTGGACGCCGGCTTCTCGCGCGAGCCGCGCACCGACCACCGTCGCGGACTGGCCTCCCTGGTCACCGTCGCGGTGAGCCGGGCCGCGGCCGAGCAGCGGGCCGGACGTGCCGGACGACTGGGACCGGGCACGGTGCTGCGGTGCTGGTCCGAGGCGGACCACGCGCACCTCGCCGCCCACCCGACCCCGGAGATCGCGACCGCCGACCTGACGGCCTTCGCGCTGGAGGTGGCGTGCTGGGGCAGCGCCGACGTCGAGTCGATGGCGCTGCTGGACCAGCCACCGGCGCACGCCCTGGCGGCGGCCAGGGAGGTGCTGGTCGGCCTGGGGGCGATGACCGAGGACGGGAGGGCCACGCCGCGTGGCCGGTTGATCGCCGGCGTGCCGGCCGATCCCCGGCTGGCACGTGCCCTCATCGACGGGGCGGGTCTGGTCGGGGCAGGGCGGGCCGCGGAGGTGGTCGCGATGCTGAGCGAGGGCGTCCGCGCTCCCGGCGGCGACCTGGTCGCTGCGCTCCGGGCGCTGCGCGCCGACCGGACGTCCGGATCCTGGCGCCACCAGGTCACCCGGCTCGAGGAGGTCGTCGCCACGCAGGGCACGACCGGCGACCCCCCAGCACTCACCGACGACGTGGCGGTGGGCCTGGTGGTGGCCCTCGCGCACCCGGACCGGATCGCGCGCAAGCGCTCCGGCACGTCGAGCTACCTGATGACGTCCGGGACCGGGGCGGCACTCGACCCGCGCGACCCGGGGCCGCTGGCCGGCCTGGAGTGGCTCGCGGTCGCCGACGCCGAGCGACGGCCCGGGCAACGGGAGGCCCGGATCCGCGCGGCGGCGCCCCTCACCGAGGACCTCGCGCTGGAGGCAGCGGCACCGTCGTGGACCGAGGTGGACGAGGTCACCTGGACCGGGGGTCGGGTGCTGGCCCGTCGCCGGACGCTGCTCGGCGCGATCGAGCTCGGCTCGGTCCCGCTCGGCGATCCCCCCGCGCAGGCCGTCAGCGACGCGATCGGCGAGGCCGTCGCCCGCGAGGGCATCGCCCTCCTCACCTGGACGGACGCGGCCACCGCACTGCGTGCGCGCCTCGACTTCCTGCACCGCGCGCTCGGCGACCCGTGGCCCGACGTGAGCGACGCGGCGCTGACGGAGGACCTCGACCCGTGGCTCGGGCAGCAGCTCGCCCGGGTCCGCTCGGCCCAGGACCTGCGGCGCATCGACGTCGCCGCGGCCCTGCGAGGGATGCTGCCGTGGCCGGCGGCAGGAAGGCTCGACGAGCTGGCCCCGGAGCGCGTCGAGGTGCCCAGCGGGTCGAGCGTGCGCATCGACTACTCCCAGGACCAGCCGGTGCTCGCCGTGCGTCTGCAGGAGGTCTTCGGCTGGACGGCAGTCCCGGTCCTGGCCGACGGCAGGGTCCCGCTGCTCCTGCACCTGCTCTCACCCGCCCGGCGCCCGGCCGCCGTCACCGCCGACCTGGAGTCCTTCTGGGACAACGGCTACCCGGGCGTCCGCGCCGACCTCCGTGGGCGCTACCCCAGGCACTCCTGGCCCGAGGACCCGCGCACCGCACCGGCCACCGCGCGGACGAACAACCCTCGCCGGCGCTGA
- a CDS encoding LLM class flavin-dependent oxidoreductase yields MAPGHRLDDTVEGHNSLGRLTDLARLTEAHGWGGALIGTGWKRPDTFTVATALAAGTTTFNPLIAIRPGYWTPAHFASSAATLDQLSGGRVKVNIVSGPDHQPQYGDDEGDQAQRYARTREFMRLVRRYWTEDDITFAGEHYGAEAATLEHKPVARPGRPHPQLYFGGASEAAQRTAAAEADVQLFWGEPLDGVAARIDHLRQLSAELDRDLPPLEFGLRITTLVRDTTDEAWSDAEARVAAMAAGRDEWAADPGRRVAVGQQRLLDLAEQGDVLDDCLYTAPGRVGGGGAGTTWLVGSPDDVAKALLRYADLGVTHFVLSDTPYEQEIVRVGDSLLPLLRSA; encoded by the coding sequence GTGGCCCCGGGCCACCGGCTCGACGACACGGTCGAGGGGCACAACAGCCTGGGCCGGCTGACCGACCTCGCCCGGCTCACCGAGGCCCACGGCTGGGGTGGCGCCCTGATCGGCACGGGGTGGAAGCGGCCCGACACGTTCACCGTGGCGACGGCGCTGGCGGCGGGGACGACGACGTTCAACCCGCTCATCGCGATCCGGCCGGGCTACTGGACGCCGGCGCACTTCGCCTCGTCCGCCGCCACGCTCGACCAGCTCAGCGGCGGGCGCGTGAAGGTCAACATCGTGAGCGGCCCGGACCACCAGCCGCAGTACGGCGACGACGAGGGCGACCAGGCGCAGCGGTACGCCCGGACCCGGGAGTTCATGCGGCTCGTCCGGCGCTACTGGACCGAGGACGACATCACTTTCGCGGGCGAGCACTACGGGGCGGAGGCGGCGACGCTCGAGCACAAGCCGGTCGCTCGGCCCGGACGACCGCACCCGCAGCTCTACTTCGGCGGCGCGTCGGAGGCGGCGCAGCGCACCGCGGCGGCCGAGGCGGACGTGCAGCTGTTCTGGGGCGAGCCCCTCGACGGCGTCGCTGCCCGCATCGACCACCTGCGGCAGCTGAGCGCGGAGCTGGACCGCGACCTGCCGCCGCTCGAGTTCGGCCTGCGGATCACCACGCTCGTGCGCGACACGACCGACGAGGCATGGTCCGACGCCGAGGCGCGCGTCGCCGCGATGGCGGCCGGGCGCGACGAGTGGGCGGCCGATCCCGGTCGCCGCGTCGCCGTCGGCCAGCAGCGGTTGCTCGACCTCGCCGAGCAGGGCGACGTCCTCGACGACTGCCTCTACACCGCCCCCGGCCGGGTCGGCGGAGGAGGCGCCGGCACGACCTGGCTGGTCGGGTCGCCGGACGACGTGGCGAAGGCGCTGCTGCGCTACGCCGACCTCGGCGTCACCCACTTCGTGCTCAGCGACACGCCGTACGAGCAGGAGATCGTCCGGGTCGGCGACTCGCTGCTGCCCCTGCTCCGGTCCGCCTGA
- a CDS encoding VOC family protein, protein MDMKLELVMVPVTDVDRAKEFYVRAGFVADHDQTVSEEVRFVQLTPPGSACSIAIGRGLTGMVPGSLDNMQMVVADADATHADLVARGIEVSEVVDLAWGRFVHFADPDGNRWSLQQLPAWSTGAGGDGERPGA, encoded by the coding sequence ATGGACATGAAGCTGGAGCTGGTGATGGTGCCCGTGACCGACGTCGACCGGGCCAAGGAGTTCTACGTGCGGGCGGGGTTCGTCGCCGACCACGACCAGACCGTGAGCGAGGAGGTCCGCTTCGTGCAGCTCACCCCACCGGGGTCCGCCTGCTCGATCGCGATCGGCCGAGGCCTGACCGGGATGGTGCCGGGCTCGCTCGACAACATGCAGATGGTCGTCGCGGACGCCGACGCCACCCACGCCGACCTGGTGGCCCGCGGCATCGAGGTGAGCGAGGTCGTCGACCTGGCGTGGGGACGGTTCGTGCACTTCGCCGACCCCGACGGCAACCGCTGGTCGCTCCAGCAGCTCCCGGCCTGGTCGACCGGCGCCGGCGGCGACGGCGAGCGCCCGGGCGCCTGA
- a CDS encoding aldo/keto reductase yields the protein MSFEHFRPLGRTGVQVSPLTLGAMMFGAWGNPDHDASITIIHRALDAGINVIDTADVYARGESEEIVGKALKARGDRDDVFLATKFHGSMHDEDPNQQGNSRRWIVREVEASLRRLQVDHIDLYQVHRPRPEVDIDETLGALTDLVRQGKIRYLGTSTFLPSQVVEAQWVAEKRGRERPVTEQPPYSILAREVERDILPTAQKYGIGVLPWSPLAGGWLSGRYRRGEEPAVRSSRQDRQPARHDPNSPENKVKLEAVHQLQELADEAGLSLIHLAIGFVLAHPAISSAIIGPRTLEQLESQLGVEKVVLSADLLDRIDEIVPPGTTINEADRGYAPPALVEAALRRR from the coding sequence ATGAGCTTCGAGCACTTCCGCCCCCTCGGCCGGACCGGCGTCCAGGTCAGCCCGCTGACCCTCGGCGCCATGATGTTCGGCGCGTGGGGCAACCCCGACCACGACGCGTCGATCACGATCATCCACCGCGCGCTCGACGCCGGCATCAACGTCATCGACACCGCCGACGTCTACGCCCGCGGCGAGTCCGAGGAGATCGTCGGCAAGGCGCTCAAGGCCCGCGGCGACCGCGACGACGTCTTCCTCGCCACCAAGTTCCACGGCTCCATGCACGACGAGGACCCCAACCAGCAGGGCAACTCGCGTCGCTGGATCGTCCGCGAGGTCGAGGCCTCGCTGCGCCGGCTCCAGGTCGACCACATCGACCTCTACCAGGTGCACCGCCCGCGTCCCGAGGTCGACATCGACGAGACGCTCGGCGCGCTCACCGACCTGGTCCGCCAGGGCAAGATCCGCTACCTCGGTACGTCGACGTTCCTGCCGTCGCAGGTCGTCGAGGCGCAGTGGGTGGCCGAGAAGCGCGGCCGCGAGCGCCCGGTGACCGAGCAGCCGCCGTACTCCATCCTCGCCCGCGAGGTGGAGCGCGACATCCTGCCGACGGCGCAGAAGTACGGCATCGGCGTGCTGCCGTGGAGCCCGCTCGCGGGCGGCTGGCTGTCCGGTCGCTACCGCCGTGGCGAGGAGCCCGCCGTGCGCTCGAGCCGGCAGGACCGCCAGCCGGCGCGGCACGACCCGAACAGCCCGGAGAACAAGGTCAAGCTCGAGGCGGTGCACCAGCTGCAGGAGCTCGCCGACGAGGCCGGCCTGTCGCTCATCCACCTCGCCATCGGCTTCGTGCTCGCCCACCCGGCGATCTCGTCGGCGATCATCGGCCCGCGCACCCTGGAGCAGCTCGAGTCGCAGCTCGGCGTGGAGAAGGTCGTGCTGAGCGCCGACCTGCTCGACCGGATCGACGAGATCGTCCCGCCCGGGACGACCATCAACGAGGCCGACCGGGGTTACGCACCTCCGGCGCTGGTGGAGGCGGCGCTGCGGCGCCGCTGA
- a CDS encoding alkene reductase, with translation MSRAFETISVGPWQLPQRFVMAPLTRNRAGEGHAPTGLNAEYYGQRAGAGLIVTEGIAPSQVGQGYLDVPGLYTDEQVAGWRLVADAVHAGGGVVVAQLMHAGRIAHADNKDGAETIAPSAVQAPGEMVTADGSKPHDEPRAPGTDEIAGLVADFVTAARNAIAAGLDGVEVHGANGYLLHQFLDPTVNLREDAYGGSPENRARFVVEVVTAVAEAVGAERVGLRLSPAHQFNGIGEEVGDDLDATYRAVVDAVSPLGLAYLSLLASPLEPREELVRDLRERFEGPVLLNDGFGDVTTLDSVERLLDTGLADVVVVGRPFLANPDLTERWKAGAELNEPDQSTFYGGGAEGYTDYPTLEQAS, from the coding sequence ATGTCCCGTGCATTCGAGACGATCTCGGTCGGTCCCTGGCAGCTCCCGCAGCGCTTCGTGATGGCGCCGCTGACGCGCAACCGCGCGGGGGAGGGCCACGCACCCACCGGCCTGAACGCGGAGTACTACGGCCAGCGGGCGGGTGCCGGGCTGATCGTCACCGAGGGCATCGCGCCGAGCCAGGTGGGGCAGGGCTACCTCGACGTGCCCGGCCTCTACACCGACGAGCAGGTCGCGGGCTGGCGCCTCGTCGCCGACGCGGTGCACGCCGGCGGCGGCGTGGTCGTGGCGCAGCTGATGCACGCCGGGCGCATCGCCCACGCCGACAACAAGGACGGCGCCGAGACGATCGCCCCGAGCGCCGTGCAGGCACCCGGGGAGATGGTCACCGCCGACGGCTCGAAGCCCCACGACGAGCCCCGCGCGCCCGGGACCGACGAGATCGCCGGGCTGGTCGCGGACTTCGTCACGGCCGCCCGCAACGCGATCGCCGCCGGTCTCGACGGCGTCGAGGTCCACGGTGCCAACGGCTACCTCCTGCACCAGTTCCTCGACCCGACGGTCAACCTGCGCGAGGACGCCTACGGCGGTTCCCCGGAGAACCGGGCCCGCTTCGTCGTGGAGGTCGTGACGGCGGTCGCCGAGGCCGTCGGCGCCGAGCGGGTCGGCCTGCGGCTGAGCCCCGCCCACCAGTTCAACGGCATCGGCGAGGAGGTCGGCGACGACCTCGACGCCACCTACCGCGCCGTGGTCGACGCGGTGTCTCCGCTCGGGCTGGCCTACCTCAGCCTGCTCGCCAGCCCGCTGGAGCCGCGCGAGGAGCTCGTGCGCGACCTGCGCGAGCGCTTCGAGGGTCCGGTGCTGCTCAACGACGGCTTCGGCGACGTCACCACCCTCGACTCCGTCGAGCGACTCCTCGACACGGGGCTCGCGGACGTCGTCGTGGTCGGCCGCCCGTTCCTGGCCAACCCCGACCTGACCGAGCGCTGGAAGGCCGGCGCCGAGCTCAACGAGCCCGACCAGTCGACCTTCTACGGCGGCGGCGCCGAGGGCTACACCGACTACCCCACGCTCGAGCAGGCCTCCTGA
- a CDS encoding LLM class flavin-dependent oxidoreductase, giving the protein MTSAPRKSLHLNLFIYPDGHHEAAWRHPDSETDRILDISYYQELAQKAEAAKFDAVFFADGPSLAENIRYAARFRLEPITVMTAIVAATERIGVIGTASTTYTEPYNLARQLSALDHLSKGRAGWNIVTTGAANAALNFGLDAHPLHRDRYARAEEYVDVVTKLWDSWEDDAVVADRRSGLFADTDKIHRVDHEGEYFSVRGPLNAPRSPQGRPVYVQAGSSEDGRAFAARWAEAIFTAHQTLGSAQEFYADIKQRAQAGGRDPRGLKVLPGISPFIGSTAQEAEDLHQELNDLTQPEYSLAQLHRLTGVDLSSYDLDGPFPREVIDADEERSEGSRFQLVLDIVEREDPTLRQLCHRLAGARGHRVVTGTPDQVADTIQQWAENGAADGFNVMPPWLPGGIDVFIEEVVPILRRRGLFREEYTGSTLRDHLGLARPDSQYAPRSAKESA; this is encoded by the coding sequence GTGACCTCCGCTCCGCGCAAGAGCCTGCACCTGAACCTGTTCATCTACCCCGACGGCCACCACGAGGCGGCCTGGCGGCACCCGGACAGCGAGACCGACCGGATCCTCGACATCTCCTACTACCAGGAGCTCGCGCAGAAGGCGGAGGCCGCGAAGTTCGACGCCGTCTTCTTCGCCGACGGTCCGTCGCTGGCCGAGAACATCCGGTACGCCGCCCGCTTTCGCCTCGAGCCGATCACCGTGATGACGGCGATCGTCGCGGCGACCGAGCGGATCGGCGTGATCGGCACCGCGTCGACGACCTACACCGAGCCCTACAACCTGGCCCGGCAGCTCTCCGCCCTCGACCACCTCAGCAAGGGTCGCGCGGGCTGGAACATCGTCACCACCGGTGCCGCCAACGCCGCGCTGAACTTCGGCCTCGACGCGCACCCGCTCCACCGCGACCGCTACGCCCGCGCCGAGGAGTACGTCGACGTCGTCACGAAGCTGTGGGACAGCTGGGAGGACGACGCCGTCGTCGCCGACCGGCGCTCCGGGCTCTTCGCCGACACCGACAAGATCCACCGCGTCGACCACGAGGGCGAGTACTTCTCCGTCCGCGGGCCGCTCAACGCGCCCCGGTCGCCGCAGGGCAGGCCGGTCTACGTGCAGGCCGGGTCGTCGGAGGACGGTCGGGCGTTCGCCGCGCGCTGGGCCGAAGCCATCTTCACCGCGCACCAGACCCTCGGGTCGGCGCAGGAGTTCTACGCCGACATCAAGCAGCGGGCGCAGGCCGGGGGACGGGACCCGCGCGGGCTCAAGGTGCTGCCCGGCATCAGCCCGTTCATCGGGTCCACGGCGCAGGAGGCCGAGGACCTCCACCAGGAGCTCAACGACCTCACGCAGCCGGAGTACTCCCTCGCGCAGCTGCACCGGCTCACCGGCGTCGACCTCTCGTCGTACGACCTCGACGGGCCGTTCCCGCGCGAGGTGATCGACGCCGACGAGGAGCGCAGCGAGGGCAGCCGGTTCCAGCTCGTGCTCGACATCGTCGAGCGCGAGGACCCGACCCTGCGCCAGCTGTGCCACCGCCTCGCCGGCGCGCGCGGGCACCGCGTCGTCACCGGCACGCCCGACCAGGTCGCCGACACCATCCAGCAGTGGGCGGAGAACGGCGCGGCCGACGGCTTCAACGTGATGCCGCCGTGGCTCCCGGGCGGGATCGACGTCTTCATCGAGGAGGTCGTCCCGATCCTGCGACGGCGCGGGTTGTTCCGCGAGGAGTACACAGGAAGCACGCTGCGCGACCACCTCGGCCTCGCGCGCCCCGACAGCCAGTACGCCCCCCGATCCGCAAAGGAATCCGCATGA
- a CDS encoding ABC transporter substrate-binding protein: MPRRGPTRPLFRAALLTTAGLMVATLSACGSSDAGPKLELTAALPDAAPDGTVLRVGDPATQVALETSGLIDDLDVDVEWANITGGPKTLEAFRADAIDIGSVADIPPLFAHWTGTDVRIVAARETVDPADHPTYELGVAPAVDVKSVEDLAGKKIAYSPGQAQGALVLNVLREAGLTQDDVELVEMQSVDDAFSVALASNQVDVAPLGQTLVKTYLAKYEQDGATTIPSGVRDDAWTLYAPTTVLEDADKATAIKEYVGLWAEAQQWISDHPDEFAQAYYVDHEGLSPEDAAYVVDALGQFTVPTDWDDFIARHQVTVDTLVKEQDQEPLDVSTLYDRRFEKAIAAAVSGQGEGSS; the protein is encoded by the coding sequence ATGCCACGACGAGGGCCCACCCGCCCCCTGTTCCGCGCCGCCCTGCTCACCACGGCAGGCTTGATGGTGGCGACCCTGTCCGCGTGCGGCAGCAGCGACGCCGGACCGAAGCTCGAGCTGACCGCGGCGCTCCCGGACGCCGCCCCCGACGGGACCGTGCTCCGTGTGGGGGACCCCGCCACCCAGGTGGCGCTCGAGACCTCAGGCCTCATCGACGACCTCGACGTCGACGTCGAGTGGGCCAACATCACCGGCGGCCCCAAGACCCTCGAGGCCTTCCGGGCCGACGCGATCGACATCGGCTCGGTCGCCGACATCCCGCCGCTCTTCGCCCACTGGACCGGCACCGACGTCCGCATCGTCGCCGCGCGCGAGACGGTCGACCCGGCCGACCACCCGACCTACGAGCTCGGCGTCGCGCCGGCCGTCGACGTGAAGTCGGTCGAGGACCTCGCGGGCAAGAAGATCGCCTACAGCCCCGGCCAGGCGCAGGGCGCGCTCGTGCTCAACGTGCTGCGCGAGGCCGGCCTGACCCAGGACGACGTCGAGCTCGTCGAGATGCAGAGCGTCGACGACGCCTTCTCCGTCGCGCTGGCCAGCAACCAGGTCGACGTCGCGCCGCTCGGCCAGACGCTGGTCAAGACCTACCTCGCGAAGTACGAGCAGGACGGCGCCACCACGATCCCGTCCGGCGTGCGCGACGACGCGTGGACGCTCTACGCGCCGACCACCGTGCTCGAGGACGCCGACAAGGCGACGGCGATCAAGGAGTACGTCGGTCTCTGGGCCGAGGCGCAGCAGTGGATCTCCGACCACCCCGACGAGTTCGCCCAGGCCTACTACGTCGACCACGAGGGGCTCTCGCCCGAGGACGCGGCCTACGTCGTCGACGCGCTCGGCCAGTTCACCGTGCCGACCGACTGGGACGACTTCATCGCCCGCCACCAGGTCACCGTGGACACGCTGGTGAAGGAGCAGGACCAGGAGCCGCTGGACGTCTCCACGCTCTACGACCGGCGCTTCGAGAAGGCCATCGCCGCCGCCGTCTCGGGCCAGGGGGAGGGATCGTCATGA
- a CDS encoding ABC transporter permease yields MTTLAGDVTTRPRSAGAPPGAEDVRPVRRRLGPGAPIRFGGLIGIALLLAAWVVGSATGLLDPRTLTEPWTVVESAGTLIENGRLQESLVTSGVRAALGLGLGVAVGTVLALVSGLSRIGESLIDGPIQVKRSIPTLALIPLLILWLGIGEPMKVITIALAVFVPIYIHTHNGLRSIEGRYAELAETLGVTRAEFVRHVVLPGAMPGFLLGLRFAVTSSLLALVVVEVINATSGIGHMITLASNYGQTDIIVVGLVVYALLGVTADAVVRLIERKALSWRRTLAS; encoded by the coding sequence ATGACGACGCTCGCCGGCGACGTCACCACCCGGCCCCGATCCGCCGGGGCACCCCCCGGCGCCGAGGACGTCCGTCCCGTCCGCCGCCGGCTGGGCCCCGGCGCCCCGATCCGGTTCGGCGGGCTCATCGGCATCGCGCTGCTGCTCGCCGCGTGGGTCGTCGGCTCGGCCACCGGCCTGCTCGACCCGCGGACGCTCACCGAGCCCTGGACCGTCGTGGAGTCCGCCGGGACGCTCATCGAGAACGGCCGCCTCCAGGAGAGCCTGGTGACCTCAGGTGTCCGCGCCGCGCTCGGCCTCGGGCTCGGCGTCGCGGTCGGCACGGTCCTGGCGCTCGTCTCGGGGCTCTCCAGGATCGGCGAGTCGCTCATCGACGGGCCGATCCAGGTCAAGCGATCCATCCCGACGCTCGCCCTCATCCCGCTGCTCATCCTGTGGCTCGGCATCGGCGAGCCGATGAAGGTCATCACGATCGCGCTGGCCGTCTTCGTGCCGATCTACATCCACACGCACAACGGCCTGCGCTCCATCGAGGGCAGGTACGCCGAGCTGGCGGAGACCCTCGGCGTCACCCGCGCCGAGTTCGTCCGGCACGTGGTGCTCCCCGGCGCGATGCCCGGCTTCCTGCTGGGACTGCGCTTCGCGGTGACCTCGTCGCTGCTGGCGCTCGTCGTGGTCGAGGTCATCAACGCCACGAGCGGGATCGGCCACATGATCACGCTCGCGTCGAACTACGGGCAGACCGACATCATCGTCGTCGGCCTGGTCGTCTACGCGCTGCTCGGCGTCACCGCCGACGCGGTCGTCCGGCTCATCGAGAGGAAGGCACTGTCATGGCGTCGCACACTGGCGAGCTGA